Part of the Pedosphaera parvula Ellin514 genome is shown below.
GATCCAGGTGTTCCTGACGCCGGTATCGCTGGCGGTGCTGGAAGAGCGCTTGAAGCGACGCAATGCGGATGCCTTGCCGGTGATTCAAAAACGATTGAGCGTGGCGCGGCAGGAGATTTCGCAATGGCGTCATTTCGATTACCTGATCACGAGCACGACGATTGGGGAGGATTTGCGCCGGATGAAGGCCATCATTGAAGCGGAGAAGATGAGGATTACGCGGTCGCATCCGCCGGAGATGTAACGGAAAAAAGGGAGCGGTAACCGCAGATTCACTCAGATGAACGCGGATGGGGAGACGTCCGGACACGAGTGCAAGGATGGCTGCATGGAGGTGAAGGCGAGGGGGCTTAACCGGGAAACGGAGGGCTGGCTTTTTGGTATTCTTTCGTTATTGTTGCTGGCTAAATTAAACCGTTGTACTTTTATGAATTTTAAATCCAGATTTCATGGCTTGATGGCAAGGCAAGGTGCCCAGCGGCTCGGTGTGGCCTTGCTGATCCTCCTCTCGACCGTGGCGCCGGTTTTGGCTGAAGACCTTTACCTGGCTCCGGGCAAGCCGGATAGCATTGCGTTGTTGGGGCCGCCGCCGGTTTCGGGATCGGAAGAGCAGGCGGCTGATCTGGCGTTGTCCCAGTCGGTTTTTAAGGCACGGACGGAGGCGGAAACGGCTCATGCAACGAAGTCGGCCACGCTTTCGCTGTTCAACTTTGCGCCGGCGATCGGACCGTTCTTTCAACCGGGAAAATTTCCTAAGACGGAGGCTCTCTATGCCAAGGTGAAAAAGGAATTGCGCACGCCGATTGATACGCCAAAGAATCATTGGAAGCGTTTGCGTCCTTATCAGATTGACTCGGCTTTGGTTCTTGGTCGTGGGGAGCCGAGCGCCAGTTATCCGAGCGGCCACTCCACCTGCGGCACGGTTCAGGGTTTGATTCTGGCGGAAATATTTCCGGAAAAGCGGGAGGCCATCATGGAAGTCAGCCGTAATATCGGTTGGGACCGCGTGCTGACCGGCAAACATTTTATATCGGATGTCCGTGCGGGTCGTGTGTTGGGACAAGCGATTGTTCGGGAGTTGCTGGCCAACCCCGCTTTCCAGCGTGACCTGGCTGAAGCGAAGGAAGAGGCGAAGGCGGTTCAGAGTCAGCAGACGCAGCCGGCGGAGGCGCTGGTTGGGGCGGGGAAATAATTGTGCATGAAAATTTGGTTGTTGGCTGTGCTGTTGTTCTGCTCCCAGCTCGTCCGGGCGGATAAGGTGGATGGTTATGTCCGGGAGCAGATGAAGAAGGGAAGCATCCCGGGTGTGGCAGTCACGGTGATCAAGGATGGGAAGCGGGTGAAGACGGGGTTGTATGGTTTCTCCAATCTGGAACTCAAAACGTCGGTGACGAAAGACAGTGTTTTTGAGATTGGGGCGCTGACGAAGCAGTTCACGGCAGCGGGGATTTTGTTGCTGGTGCAGGAGGGGAAAGTGTCGTTGGAGGCTCCGATCAGCCAGTATTTGACGAATACACCGGCTGCCTGGAGCAGTATCACCGTGCGTCATTTGCTGAATCATACTTCGGGTATCAAATCGTTTACGGATCAGCCGGGGTTCGAGTTGTCGAAGCATCTGACGCAGCAGCAGTTCCTGGAAAATTTGGCGATATTGCCGCTCGAATTTCGGCCGGGGGAACAGTTCAAGTATGGGAATACCGGGTTCATCCTGCTCGGTTACATCATCGAGAATGTGAGCGGAAAGAGTTATTGGGAGTTCATGAACGAACGGTTGTTTGCACCGTTGAAGATGCGGACGACGACAAATCGGGAGCCGGCGACGGTGATGGCGGGGCGCGCGAATGGTTATGAGCGGAGCAAGAGCGGCGGGTTGGTGAATCGGGATTATAATCTTACGGAGTTGTTCAGCACGGGCGGGTTGGTTTCGACGTTGGAAGACATGGTGAAATGGGATGCGGCGTTGGCGGAGAACAAGGTGCTGAGTGCGGCGACGAAGGAGCTGATGTGGAATCCCACGCGGCTGAAGGATGGGACGATGAAGCATTATGGATTTGGCTGGGGGGTGGAAACGAATGGTCGGCGAAATGTGGGGCACAGTGGTTATACTTCAGGGTTCACGTCGAGTTATCAGTTATATCCGGATGACAAGTTGAGCATCATTGTGCTTTGCAATCTGGGTGAGGAGAGTCTGGCGACGATTTTGGCGGATGGGATTGCGAAGTTTTATTTGCCGGAGGTTAAGGTGGGTAAGTGAGTGGCAACGTGGATGTTGGTTTTTGAAATATTAAGATGTGAGAGGACAGAATTGGGAGATTAGAGTCGCGGGAGATCCCCGCTGCAACGAAGGGTCTTGGCGCATCTTCCCTCATGCCGGCCTTCTCCCATAGCAAAGGGAGAAGGTGACTACGGCTGGCGTCCCATAGTTAATTGGGCGTTGTGGCGTGGATTGCCATCATGGGTTCTTTTACGTTGGAGAGGTGAGGCGAATCGGCACCCTACTGAGCTGAGCTGAAGGAGAAGTCGTCGAAGAGGGTGACGCTGTCGGATTTGGTCCAGACGCCGACCTTGCCGGAATCCTTGATGGAGTCGTCCTGGACGTTGATGACCTGTTGGCCGTTGAAGGAGACGAGGAAGCGGTTGTCTTGGAAATCGACGCGGAGGGTATGCCATTTGTCGGGCAGGACTTTGACGTCGGCGGTTTTGAATTCTTCACGCTTGCCGCGGATGGTGTGGAAGATGACGACGCTGTCTTCCTTCGCATTGGCGCGGGCGACGTAGTAATTGTCCTTGTCTTTGCACCGCCAGATGACGCCGCCGGCCTGGTCTTCCTTGCCGCCCACGAGCTTGAATTTCACTTCGACAAAGCCGTTCTTGATATCGGTGTCCTGCTTGATGCAGATGGGGAATTCGGCTTCACCGGATTGTTTCAGAACCTGATGCGGACTGGGTGCGGTGTCATCCTTTTCCACGCTCCATTTGGCGCTGCCGATGCCGGTTTCGGTGCCGAGCCAGTGGGGTGGGAGCTTGCCGGGTTTGATGTCATCGAAATGGATGGTTTCGGCGTGGGTGGTGAGGGTGAGGGAAAACAAGAGAGCGGACAGCAAGGCCGGGGCGAATAGAATTTGGAGAGTGCGAAGCGGTTGCATTTGTCAAAAGGAGGAATACCGGAAAATGAGGGTGGTTGCAACCGTGGATAGGAGCGTCCGTCGAAACGAGTGTCGCGGGTCAGAACAGCTTGATAACATTGATCTGGTTTCAGATTCACACTCACACCTTATACCAGAGACTGGAATGACGCTCGCCGTTTTCGGAAGTCGAATTGTTTTGGAGACTAAGAAGGCAGGTTAACCACTGATGAACCTGAAGAGGCACGAATTGGGATGGGGTGTTCAGGCGGATGGCATTGATGTTGAGCGCGTGGAGAAGGAACTTTTATGTGGCCACAGATAAAACTCAGATTAAACACGGATGGGAGAAGCAAGCTGTGCTCGATGGTGTGTGCGTGACGGTGACGGGTTGCACGCCAAAATCGAAGGATGTGATTCCTAAAACGACTTATTTCGTGACCGGTTTTGCGGCTTTTGGAGGTTTGCTTACAAATTCAGCCGCGAGTTTCTTCCCCTCGGCAATTTGTTCAGGAGTAAGGATTGGAACCAAGGCTTGAAGGTTCACTTTGGCACTGCTTTGATTTTGAGCAACGGCGAGGGTGTACCATTTGTAGGCTTCGACCAGATCTGGAGTCACGCCGTTTCCGGTATCGTAGGCATAGCCCAATGAATTTTGAGCTGCAGCCACACCCTGTTCGGCTGCTTTGCGGAACCATTTCACTGCTTCGGCTGCGTTCGTAATGCCAAGCGAACCTTTGCTGTAGGCAAGGCCAAGGTTAAATTGAGCAACGGGGTTTCCGTGATCTGCTCCTTTGAGATACCATTTTAGAGCCTCCCCGTTATTTTGCGGCACTCCTTTACCTTGTTCATAGAGGAACGCCATACTGCCTTCCGCCTCAGCCAGTCCCTGTTCCGCTGCCTTGCGCGTCCATCGGGCATCTTCAGCATAATCCTGGGGGACACCCAAACCTTTTGAATACAAAATGCCAAGCCAATACTGGGCTTGAGCGTTGCCACCTTCCGCGGCCTTAAGAAACCATTTGGCGGCCTCTGTATAGTTTTTATCCTTAATATGGCAATTACCGAGTTGTAGTTGAGCCATTACTTTCCCATGACTTGCGGCCAGATAAAACCAGTTAGTGGCAACTTTCAGATCTTTGGCAACACCTTCACCGATTAGGTATGCCACTCCGCATTTGTACTGGGCTTCAACGACTCCTTGTTGCCCGGCCTTTTCAAACCACTTAACCGCCAGAGTAAAGTTTGTTTGAACACCCAGCCCCAGGAGACAACAGGTTCCCAATTGGAATTGCGCCAGGGCATTTCCGGCTTCAGCTGATTTGTAATACCATTTGACCGCCTCACCGTAATCTACCGGTACACCGCGTCCAAGGGCGTAATCGTCCCCCAATTCCAATTGTGCAAGGACATGGTTTTGATCGGCCGCCCGTTTGTACCACTGGGCGGATTCGCTTTGGTTTTTGGGAACTCCTTTGCCGCTGAACAGGCAAATGGCATACATGTATTGAGCCTCTGCCAATTCTTTTTCAGCAGCCATGCGGTACCACTTTGCGGCTTCGGCTTCATTTTTTTCGACTCCTTCACCACTTGCGTAATTAGATGCAAGTTGCAGTTGTGCGGATGACTCCCCCTGTTTTGCGGCCTTGCGGAACCAGCGTGAGCCTTCAACGGGATCCTTGGGTACCAGCTTTCCTTTGCAATAACAGTCACCTAAAACGCACTGCGCCAGGGCGTAATCATTTTCAGCGGCACGACGAAACCAGTTTATTCCCTCAGAGGGATTATAATGTCCGGAGGTGGGATCCACGCAAACAAGGCCCAGATCGAATTGTGACTGGACGGTTCCTTTTTCCGCCGACAAAGTGAGCAGGCGGACGCCTTCGTCCACGTTGGTTGCGACGCCGAGGCCTGCAACGTAGGCCATGCCGAGGTTGTGCATGGCTGGAACATAATTCTGGTCGACCGCTTTTTGATACCAGCCAATGCTCGCGGCCTGATCCTTTGCTATGCCGTCGCCGAAGGCATAGGCTCGACCGACAAGATATTGAGCTTCAGGCAGACTTTGTTCAGCGGCCTTGCGATACCAACGCAGGGCTTCAACGTTGTTGGTGGGGACACCAAAGCCGCGATCGTAGGCCGTTCCTAATTTATACTGAGCCACCCGATCTCCACGGTTGGCTGCAGTCATAAGTGATTTTATTTGCTTATCCCATTCGCTCGGTTGTCCATGTAATGAATTGATCTGCTTTAGGTCGGTAGATATGGAAAGGTCTTCCAGTTCCTTGAGGGAGGGTCGCGAGGTTGAATCGGGGATGTTGCCCAACACTGGCGTGCTCAAAGCAAAAAGCAAAATCAGGCCTGAGTGTGGGGCAACTTTTCTAAAGAGCCATTGTCTCCATGTTGACTGTCTGATTTCAGTAAAAATTCTGGTAACCATGTCGTTCGATCGGATCTGGTTTGTCGTTGGGCTTTTGCAAATTGTTTCGATACTTGCCAGGGAGTGTGCCATCCCGGTTAACCAACTAACGAGTAAAAAGTGGTAAGTGCTGCGGCAATCGCTAAAGCTTTGAAGATTGATGAGGAGGTGTGATTGAATTGTTGGCCGCGTCCGCGGATGGGCTCGATGGGCTGAATAAAGTCGCCGACGGGGTTTGAATTCCGGCGGAGCGTCATTCCACCGATTAATTGATGGCTGGCGCGGTGTCTTTGCAGCCCCGAGGCATCGACACGTCATATTGAATTAGTAAGCCAGGTGCGGAGCGCCAGCAGCGAGGAAGGAAAGAATGACCAGGATTATTCCGAGGATTTTGGTTCGCGAATGAATGCTTGTAGAAATTGAAGCGAGGCATAATGCAAGCCCCAGCCACGGGCAGAGATCAATGGTTAATGTATCGTACACGTAATGTGTGCGGTAACCATTCGAGCCGCTCCAGAAGACCAAAATCAGAACAATGATATTGGCGATGATCAACGCGCGATAAAATGCGCGCATGCAGGCAACATTCCCCTTTGGTATGAACGGCATTCCTGTCTTATGCCTGTGGGTGTAGTTATATGTCAAACCAAAGCAATGATTGGGGCAGAGAAAGGTAATGGCTAATTGATAATGGATAGTGGATCACGGGGAAAGGCGAGTCGGAGTTTGAGATGCTGGGCGGGATACGAGTCGACGGAATTTGGAATCGGATTGAGCCATGTTTAAACGGAAACGAATGATTTTAGGGATAGTGGTGGTCCTGTTGCTGGGAGCAATGGGGTATGGATGTTTTTCGCTTCTTCGTCTTCGAAGGTCAAGGTGTTTGGCAATCTGACAACCAAGGATGTGAAGGAGATTAAGGGTTTGGTGCAGCGGCAGATGAGGCGCAGCCGGTTGGAGCATGTGTGGGACATGCTTTGGGGTGGAGATTTCAAAGCGATACCTCAACGGTTTCGACTTGACGGAGTATTGGAGATAGAGCGTGTGGAAGCTTGCCCGAATGGGAAGGTTTTGGTTTCTGTGAGTATGCCGCCCTGGATCGATGCTGGTTACACATATGCGCTGAACCGTACCAATGGTTGGCGGATTGTGGAGCGGAGAGAGCATTGGCCTTGAGGGGGAGTTTTTCTGATGGGGCGGCGGAGCAGCCCGCTGAGAGTTGCGGCAGTTTGACGGATTGAACGGCGGACCGCGTCCGCGGGTTGGCTCGATGGGCTGAGTTGAGTCACCGACGGGATTAGAATTCCGGGGTCCGGACTGGCACCATTCCACACGGGCATCAGCGTCATTCCACCATTTCAGTGGTTGCTGGCGCAGAAGGTTTTGGAGTGTTTGGCCGCCTACGCGATTGGCACGATGAATTGGATTATGTCGTGAGGGAGGTCAGGGATCGCGGCGCAACGCGTCCTTACCCCATATTGATTGCTGGCGCGGTATATGGAGTTGTGGGTCGCGTACGCGATTTAGGCAAGAGAGTGATTATAATCCTTGGCCATGTCAGTGCGGCGCCCAAGGGACTGGATCGCCCTACCTACGATTGCTGGCGCAGATGGTATATCGCTGGTGGAATTCTAAAGAGTTGTTTAAATAGTTGCGTGCAATCTGAGATGAAGAGCCATCTGAAGCGAGCGGGGATTTATTGCCTGCTGGTGTTGGTGGTTTTCTGGTTGGGGTTTCGGTTGATTTGTGAGTTTTGGCCGGTGCCGGTGTTTGTGGTGAAGGAGCGGGTGTTGCGGGCTGAGGAGATTACGGCAACCGCCAAGGCTTTTAACATTGATGAGGCGCATGTTTCCAAGACGACGAGGGATGCGACGGCTTGGCGGGATGCAAAAGAGAAGCCAGTAAGTGCTGGGGATCTGCGGCGGATACGGGCGAAGTTGGCTTGGGGGTGGAGTGGTTATTTGCCCACTAGAATTGGGGTGGTGGATTCCAATTCGGTGGAGGTTTTGGCAACGGTTGGCAAGTATTATAAGAAATGTACTGTGGTGAGACGCGAAGGGCGTTGGGTGGTGAGCTCGGAGGCGTCGGGGATGTATTGCCTGGATAGTAGAAGCATCATGGATCGCGTGGTTGATTGGTTGGGTTCAGTGATGCTGGGGGATTAGAACCACACAATTTGGTCGTTTTTGAATGGACGAGGATTTATGATTTGCGCATGGCCAAACAGGTTTTTCTGAAGCGATGGATTTTGATCGGGGTGCTGACCATTCTGGCTGCGATTGCGGTTGGGTATTGGAGGAAGCAGACTTACAAGGGGAAGTTGATTTCAACATGGTTCAAGGAGTGCTATAGTTTGGATGAAGTTGTTAGTGATCGGGCAAGGCAAGCGGTTTATGATATGGGTGTGCGGAGCGTGCCGGTGATAATGGAGCTGTTGCAAGCCCGTGATTCGCGTTTCAAGCAGCAAACAATTGATTGGACTCAAGAACATTTGCCCGTGCGTCTGTGGTTTCGTCGTGACGAGGAGAAACAAAGCAATGGACGCGATGCAATCGGGTTTCTCAATCCAGAAGCGAGGCGGGTGTTGGCCCCGGAGTTGAATCAAATACTGTATGATACAAATCATTGCAAGATTGCGGCACGTGCCCTGGCTGTTGTTGGAGTGGAAGGCATTCCGCACCTGAATGTAGCGCTCACCAATGCGGATGAGTCGATTCGCCTTCAGGCTGTTGACGCGTTGGCAAATTATCTATCCTGCACAGGGCGGGTAACGGAAATCGTCGTGCCGAATTTATGCGCAAATGCGCTGAACACAAATCAAGATTTCATAGTTCAATATTTTGCAGCGTACGCGCTGAGAAATATTAACAAG
Proteins encoded:
- a CDS encoding acid phosphatase, translating into MNFKSRFHGLMARQGAQRLGVALLILLSTVAPVLAEDLYLAPGKPDSIALLGPPPVSGSEEQAADLALSQSVFKARTEAETAHATKSATLSLFNFAPAIGPFFQPGKFPKTEALYAKVKKELRTPIDTPKNHWKRLRPYQIDSALVLGRGEPSASYPSGHSTCGTVQGLILAEIFPEKREAIMEVSRNIGWDRVLTGKHFISDVRAGRVLGQAIVRELLANPAFQRDLAEAKEEAKAVQSQQTQPAEALVGAGK
- a CDS encoding serine hydrolase domain-containing protein; the encoded protein is MKIWLLAVLLFCSQLVRADKVDGYVREQMKKGSIPGVAVTVIKDGKRVKTGLYGFSNLELKTSVTKDSVFEIGALTKQFTAAGILLLVQEGKVSLEAPISQYLTNTPAAWSSITVRHLLNHTSGIKSFTDQPGFELSKHLTQQQFLENLAILPLEFRPGEQFKYGNTGFILLGYIIENVSGKSYWEFMNERLFAPLKMRTTTNREPATVMAGRANGYERSKSGGLVNRDYNLTELFSTGGLVSTLEDMVKWDAALAENKVLSAATKELMWNPTRLKDGTMKHYGFGWGVETNGRRNVGHSGYTSGFTSSYQLYPDDKLSIIVLCNLGEESLATILADGIAKFYLPEVKVGK
- a CDS encoding family 16 glycoside hydrolase → MQPLRTLQILFAPALLSALLFSLTLTTHAETIHFDDIKPGKLPPHWLGTETGIGSAKWSVEKDDTAPSPHQVLKQSGEAEFPICIKQDTDIKNGFVEVKFKLVGGKEDQAGGVIWRCKDKDNYYVARANAKEDSVVIFHTIRGKREEFKTADVKVLPDKWHTLRVDFQDNRFLVSFNGQQVINVQDDSIKDSGKVGVWTKSDSVTLFDDFSFSSAQ
- a CDS encoding tetratricopeptide repeat protein gives rise to the protein MTAANRGDRVAQYKLGTAYDRGFGVPTNNVEALRWYRKAAEQSLPEAQYLVGRAYAFGDGIAKDQAASIGWYQKAVDQNYVPAMHNLGMAYVAGLGVATNVDEGVRLLTLSAEKGTVQSQFDLGLVCVDPTSGHYNPSEGINWFRRAAENDYALAQCVLGDCYCKGKLVPKDPVEGSRWFRKAAKQGESSAQLQLASNYASGEGVEKNEAEAAKWYRMAAEKELAEAQYMYAICLFSGKGVPKNQSESAQWYKRAADQNHVLAQLELGDDYALGRGVPVDYGEAVKWYYKSAEAGNALAQFQLGTCCLLGLGVQTNFTLAVKWFEKAGQQGVVEAQYKCGVAYLIGEGVAKDLKVATNWFYLAASHGKVMAQLQLGNCHIKDKNYTEAAKWFLKAAEGGNAQAQYWLGILYSKGLGVPQDYAEDARWTRKAAEQGLAEAEGSMAFLYEQGKGVPQNNGEALKWYLKGADHGNPVAQFNLGLAYSKGSLGITNAAEAVKWFRKAAEQGVAAAQNSLGYAYDTGNGVTPDLVEAYKWYTLAVAQNQSSAKVNLQALVPILTPEQIAEGKKLAAEFVSKPPKAAKPVTK
- a CDS encoding HEAT repeat domain-containing protein gives rise to the protein MAKQVFLKRWILIGVLTILAAIAVGYWRKQTYKGKLISTWFKECYSLDEVVSDRARQAVYDMGVRSVPVIMELLQARDSRFKQQTIDWTQEHLPVRLWFRRDEEKQSNGRDAIGFLNPEARRVLAPELNQILYDTNHCKIAARALAVVGVEGIPHLNVALTNADESIRLQAVDALANYLSCTGRVTEIVVPNLCANALNTNQDFIVQYFAAYALRNINKRADITVPTLLQAVRNFRNYDPATSMYMAEIMEGVAQFGTNARVAIPDFVKALEDTDFSIRGEATNCLKRIDPEMAAKMGIQ